DNA from Rhipicephalus microplus isolate Deutch F79 chromosome 5, USDA_Rmic, whole genome shotgun sequence:
AATAGTTGTAGCATCTCTGCCTTGATTTTGCAACCGATGCAAGCGTACAGCcatggccacgtctgtgtagagcgctATAGCAaccggtttttgctctgcgggcaGAAACTTTGAGGCAGATTCGGGCTCTGACGTAATGTATCAGGAGGATGCACCGCCTAGTTGTCAAGCTGACCACGTGAGAGCCTGATACTGTACCCAAGGTTTCTCCCCGCCGAGCAAAAAAcggctgttcgcgtgctctacacagacgtgtcCACGGATGTACTTATCGACCAGAGCAATGTCTGGCTTCCCGTGAAATTGCAGTACCCCATAAACTTCGGCCAAACGCGCAACCAATGTCGGGATGTGCGCTAGAGATTCCGATTCTGCGCCTTCAAGACAATTTTACTTGTGTGTTTTAGCGCAGCGCCTCCAGTTCTACTGTTATCTATAGCTGGCCGTTCATAGCTAGGGCGTTCATTTGCTATCTGATTTTGGCTAGGAGCAGGCGTAGGGTTTCGCACTGCGCCTTGAGTTGTGCTGTTATCAACCACAGGCCGATTACATCCAAGCTTCTCGCGTGAGCAATCTGTCCTAAGCCAGGGGCATGCACAGCGAGTATCAGTTTCGAAGACGAACGTGAAAGCTGAAATTACCAGTGGGAAGTACCAGGCCCATCGGTGTAGTATATAGCCGTACGTGTACAACACGTGTCTGTCACGGCTTTCCAGAATATTGTTGAAGCCTAAAAAACCTGCAAGAGCACGATTCTATTTTTACATATACTCGTTATATTTCACGATCACAAACGGACAATACAAACACCATTTTGATTTTCGTGCTCCCATTATCGCCCCTACGTCAGTACAGTTAACTGCTCCGTACCTGCATTGATTTGGCAGTGAAAGGCATAGGTAAAGCATATATCCCTCGGTATTTTTAATCAAACGATTTATTGGGTGGGTTTGGTAGGCTTTTGCAGGAATTGATCAAAGTTAAACGCATTATCTTAGCCAGCGATGCGGCTGTTAGGATAGGCCTCTTAGTCCTAATGAAAGAGCCCTGAGCGCGTTCGCGTGCTTCTTGCAGGACCTTAATGAATGATTTTCCACTGATTCATCTAGCTCAACGTGAAACAAAAGTTGAATTCAAAAATATAAGAAAGCTATCGACGATGCACCAACATAATGTTTAATTATAGTTATAATATACCATTTATAAAACTTTAAGAAGCCAAAATTTATCGTCTCTTTCTTGACTTGACAACTTGTACGCAATAAGAaatgaaaagaatgaaacgtgcaCATTTGGGTTCCATGTATGTTACAGGCACCGATATCAACACAGAATGCATGGCATCACATTCATTATCTGTTCTTAGCAAACCAATGCATTATCTTGACATGCAGTCAGCCATAGTCGTTCAACCCGTCACATCCTacctcgtccacttttctttttcaataCTGGTGCTTGCCTTGACACAGTAAGAaaaagaggaaggaaggaagaactaCAAGACAGAAGGTAGGAAGGTTAACCAGCCACAGTTTTGCtgccctacgctgggggaatataGGTAAGGGGAGCACAAGgatgagagaaagaggaaagagatgGGAAAGATAAGAGGAAATTGTCAGTACATGGGCAGACGCGTATGAGGCACTGGTAATATGCAAAAGTCAAAGGTGTTCACAGAGCATCGTAGTCATCAGAAAACTCAAGAAAGCTTTGACTGCCTTCTGAGGTGATGAGAGGCAAGGATGGTGCTCCcgcagcatctgcacagagagtggccgatcgtgcAATTGTAGCAACGCGTCATAAAGTTTTCGTCTCTAATAAAGAaacattaattgattgatatgtggggtttaacgtcccaaaactaccatatgattatgagagacgctcatAAAGAAACAGAGGGCAACGGCTTGGCAGATGGTCGATAACTTCTTCGGTGCCACAGACCTCACATGCCGCACTGTCGGTCACTTTATTTaaggttgtatatgcttttgtgaaggcaacccccagcCAAAGCCGAcgaagaagtgaagcttcacgtcgaccgTGTTCAGATGAAGGTCGAAGTTCTTGTTGAGGGTTTATTTCATGGGTCTTATGCTTGGGATGTTCGACTACAGCAAACATGACCTACGTGCCAAGTGACGAAGCTGTCTTACAGCATCTGTCCTTGACAGAGGAATTGTCTGCAGAATTATTGTCCCGGAAGCCGCAATGACCAGGTAGCCACTAAAAATTGACCGCAGAGAATCATAGCCCCCAAAAATCCAATCACAAAAATTGGGAAATAGCAAGAATAATATTAGTTTCCACGCTGAAAGAATGCAATATTTTCCTATACGCTACAATTATTTATTCTAGACAATTCGCctgcagtgaaaaaaacaaaaaacttctcGTGCAGGATATTCCCCAGGTTATTTGCTTTATTACATGACGATTATTATACACTATAACTAACGCCCATATTCCTTTTGCAGGTTCCACTAACCAGCCGACCATATTTGACGAGAAGGGAGACGAAGTTCAAGGCATAGCAGGACCTTACATGGAGGGTGATTCCTTGATGCTGACCTGCAAAGCCAACAGCGGTGAACATACAGCAGTGCTATTCCCGTCTTTCAATAAATTGAGAGTGCCTTGTGTAGTAGTGTAGCGAGAGGTGGCATGGTCCTCCATCACGAATCAGTTAAATtgatgctcggctgctggcccgtgggtggcgggtttgatcccggccgcaGCTGTCTCagtttggtggaggcgaaatggtatagGTCCGTGTACTGTTGCAAGCTAGGACCAGATGATCGGACGTTTTGGAGCCCTGGACTTCAACACCCCTCAAAATCGTATCATAGTATTGGGAAGtaaaactgggggggggggggggggcacctcttCTCTTACGGAGCACCCTACGCACACCTATGAGCCCCTTGTTGCTTTTAGGCTACTTATTGTATGCGTTTGATGTAGTTGACGCACTTTATGGTTCGCGTTTAGGCTGTATCATTTTTTGCAGATTTCCGGCTAACGTGGTATTGGAACTCGGCTCCCGCACTCGGCAAGGGTCATTCGCAGGTCAAAGGCATGTCTACGCAGTCGAAGCTCACGAGGCATAACTTGGCAAGGAGGGACCGCGACACCCCTATCACGTGCGTTGCTACCAACGCTTTGGGAGCCACACTGAACACCACCGTGAAGCTCGAGATCTGGAGTGAGTGGATCTTTCTTGTTGAAGACGACGCCCTATGAAGATAAAGGGAAACGCGCTTATCAAAGCGTATCTGTATGTGAAACACTTGCTTAGAGGTACCCGAAGCGTTCTTTCAGTATGGCCACAAAAGGTTGCCAATCGACAGACCACAACCGctgcacgtggcctggaatttgcAATAAATTCTCATAAAGCTATAAATCTTGCCCGTGGCTAATGGGTTTTCAGCATCGAGGACTGCGCAGTTATCTTACCCGCTGATACCGACCCATATACTACGAGATGCCGTGGCACACTGAAAGTAAGCAAcgctctgtaaaaaaaaaaaaaaaagacagaaagagagagagagggggggggctcAAAATTATGACGCGCGCTGATTAACAGGAATATATGCAGTTTTTTCCTACTCATTGgttcagaaagagagagaaaacggcTAAAGCGCGCGATGGATTGTTATAGATTCGCTCGTACTTGACGGACTCTTAATATTTTAGCGTCAGTCGATTCTTGAGGTGATAAGCCCATTAATTGTAGTCATTCAACGATTGCTTGAACAAGTGTTGCAGGACGCTTCCAATTTGTCACCTCCATCCACATGTCTCCATGAGCATAAATGAAAAGCCACGAGACGTGCTCTTAGAAAACGTCAACTTCATGTATTGATGCCACAATCAACAAATCTTACCACGCTGTGATGATGTGACATCATCGATCACTAAGAGGCAAAACGACCTCAAAGGCTGCGCAGAAAACTTGGCTGCAGCGCTAAGTCTTTCGTACGTGTTTCACCACATAAGTAGAGTCTAACCACTGCGTTGGCGTGGTCGTGCTTGGCAAAGAGTGTGTCCGTATAAGATCCACTGGTTATCCAACTTCCCACAGTGAAATGTCTTCAACTTATTATATTGATAGCTACTATCAGAGTAAAGTGAGGGACACGTTCAAGGGGCGCCGCGCTTTACTATGAGTGTGAACAATTCTACTACAACACTTAAAAAAGCTCTAAGCTTCTCTTGCTATGCCCATACAACGAAGCTTTGACAACCTTATTAGCGTTTAGTTGACATATTACTGGCATACACACGTTTGAGGGCGTAGATTATTGAATCACCCACGACGGAGAGCTTCAACAACGCTGCTGATGAAACAAAAAGTATTCTGTAAAACCTTCCGTCCATTTAATGCGCTAAACAACAGCACTTACGTGCGTGGAAAATGTTTGCAATGTGTTGGAAGTTTTGGTATAAACTAGACAGAACATGGGTGAAGCCACGTTCAGACTTTCCTTATTGGCGACAAAGCTTACACTGCGACAGCCAGGTAAGTATGGCAGGCTTCTGTTCGTATTCATGGTAGGCTGTAGCAAAGTATGACAAGTGGGGCTACaaaactgcatttgcagtatacagGATACAGAACAATGAATGACTGTGGTAGTTGCATTCGTGCACCTGCTTAGATATTTTTGTACGTTTGAGCGTTAGGCGGCTTTAGAAATTTATCTAGTGCCTTTTACAACCATTCACAACACATTTAGAGCATCCATTCAAACACTTGTAGCTTTAGATGTGAAGGAATTAGATTCTAGAATTACTTTGTACTTGTGTTTCCGCATGCTTCAGAAATTCTGGTGTCCTGAATTTAGAGTACGTGTATGCCAAGTTCAAAGCCACAGAACCTGCAATGCACAGCTATTCCCCGTTCCAGCACCTGCATCATCAGTGCACATCCGGGCTCGGCCATTCAAAGATGGTATACCCGCCAGCGTAGAGTGCGAGGTCCTGGGTTCGAGACCCGCTCCCCTCGTCATGTGGTACGTTGGTGACGAAGGTCCCCAGGACGCCACGTTCACCCACGTACAGGAGGATGCCGATGTTGCCACCAGCGTGCTGACGTTGACGGTGTCCGCTAAGGACAGAGGCAAAACGATCACGTGCGTCGTCGCTCATCCAGTCACCGAATACCGGCTGAACGCCAGCTTCGTCGTCGACGTTCACTGTGAGATTGTGTTGTTCTCTGTACGTTAATCTTAGAAGGCCGAAAGTTGTGCTGTAGGTGATACGGTTTCGTGAAGAAAGGAGGCATGCCAGCAAATACAGACTCATCTCTTGTGTCCGGTTCGCCATAGTAAAACACAGCACAAAGTAAACGCGGACAAGGTGCACAGTGGACTAGCCCTGACTGCCAACTGTTCGGCTTATTGTGAAACGACTGAAGTATGCATTGAAGAGAAAGGGGATATTATGAAACTTCAAGCGGCGCATGCGTCGAGAAGCACACTATATTCCTTATTCAAAAACCATTCGTTACGAAGATAGCAACATTCCTTGAGTAATAATCAATCGTGTCTCTACACGTGTTTCAATTCAAACTTGGCCCGCATTACGACTGTGGGACAATGTTCGCTAACGTTGACATTTCTAAGAACGGCTTCTTTCATATCTTACCATATAGGAAATTTGTGAAGGAAATTTGACGGGACTTCATGTTTCGAGCAGCATGTCGGTACTTATCTCTAGAATGACTCTAATCGATACGTCTATTCAAAATTTCGGTCCAGGTTATTTGCCTATGGTTATGCTTTAACGCACTACGACCGCATGCGTTAAAAAGTACACTTGTGATCTGTCACGTCTGTGCAGCTCATGTACATACCTAttaagaaattaaaaaaagaatatGGGATGAAAAGAACCCCTACGGGTTGAGTCACTTGCTAGAGGATCGTGGGCCATGCGTTTGAGAAGCATAGCTTATGTAATCTTGTTTTTTGAAACCGCAGACAAACCCTCGCTCCGACTGAGAGTCAACGCCACGAAGATCGTTTCCGGAGAGGACCTTTCTATGGAATGCGAAGTTGATTCCAATCCCCCAGCAGTCGAAGTGAGCTGGCATCTCAATGGCCATGTCTTCAGCATCAGCCGAGCGCCTAGTGTCCCGACTGTTTCGGTTCCGTTCACTAGGGCGCAGCT
Protein-coding regions in this window:
- the LOC142817240 gene encoding cell adhesion molecule 4-like, with the translated sequence MWYVGDEGPQDATFTHVQEDADVATSVLTLTVSAKDRGKTITCVVAHPVTEYRLNASFVVDVHYKPSLRLRVNATKIVSGEDLSMECEVDSNPPAVEVSWHLNGHVFSISRAPSVPTVSVPFTRAQLDRSDSGSYQCRAWNSCGVAVSNFVTVTVTGADGLSTLLTADFQVIALSALASLTSQVQNF